The Bdellovibrio sp. NC01 genome includes the window TTGTGCCATCGTCTTTGATCATACGTTGCACCATGTGCCCGATCTTGCCTTTATAATCCAACATCTCAACCGTGATCGTGATGTTTTCGCGCAGCTTGATTTCGCGCAAGAACTTCAAATTCACTTCTAAGATCACAGGGCCCTTTTTCATTTTATGAATAGCTTGAAAACCGTAACCACGCGGTGTGATCAATTCCCAACGAGCTTCTTCATAGAGGGACAAGTACGTCGCGTTGTTTACGTGACCATATGAATCGATATGTGTTTCTTTGATTTGAACTTTGTATTGAAAAACTTCTGCCATGTTGACCTTCTTACTTCAGTGCTTCGCGGATGTAAGCGGAGGCTTGATCAAGCGCCCACACCACAACTGCGATCACGACGATGATACATCCCACTTCGCGCCACATTGCTTGTCCCTGATACTGCACCAGCATTGTGCCGATACCGCCACCACCGACAAGCCCGATCACTGTCGCCATTCGCACATTGATATCCCAGCGATAGACCGTAAATGAAATATACGGCAATAGCACTTGAGGAACAATCGCATACCAAATTGTTTGCAGTTTATTTGCACCCGTGGACTCGATTGCTTCAAGCGGACCCTCTTCAACGGATTCGACCATTTCAGAATACTGTTTTGCTAAGGAGGCCACAGAATGAATCATCAATGCCAGCATTCCTGCGAACGGTCCGATGCCGACCCACACGGAAAAAATAATCGCCCAGATCAATGCTTCAATCGAACGCGTCACATTCAACAATGTTCTTAAAGCTAAGTACACCGAATAAGCCGCAGGTCCACGCATGATATTTTTTGCGCTAAAAAAACTCAATACAAACGCCACCGGAATTGCGAAAGCGGTTGCTAAGAACGCCATGAAGATTGTTTCAATGATGTTAATCACTGCACGAGGTAGCACGTCCCAATTTGGATTGAGCAAACCTTTAAAAAGTCTGACAGCTCCTGCAAACCCGTTTTGATCAAACAATTCGATAAACGAAAACTGCGTTTTCATTAAGGCCACGACGAAGGCCAGCAGCAAGCTGATCACCAGTTGCCACCCCCAGAAGCTGCGATACCACGAATGGATTTCATTCACCGGAACTGTTTTAAATAAAACATCACCCAAAGTTGCAACTTTGCGCGAGCGCAGTACAAGACTGACAGCGGCACTTATTCCTAAAAATAAAATCACGTAAAGCAAGTCGCGTGTCAGATTCAACAACTGCTCATCCGTGATCGCGAATGCAGCGATTGTGATAATTCCCAATACAAAAGCGCCAAGAACGCTATCAAAGACCGTCCGTCGAAACATCTTGTGCGCCCTCCCCGTAAATTTTTTGGAACCATTCATTCGTGATTTCTTCAGGTTTACCTGTGAAGACAATTTCGCCGTCTTTCAAAGCAATCACGCGAGTTGCATATTTACGAACTAACGACAGAAAGTGCAGGTTCGCTATGACCGTTAAACCCAACTCTTGATTTACTTTTTTCAGATAGTCCATCACGACATGACAAGTTGCGGGATCTAATGAAGCGACCGGTTCATCCGCTAACAACAATGTCGGGTTCTGCGTCAGTGCACGCGCAATAGCGACACGTTGTTTCTGCCCGCCTGAAAGTTGATCGGCACGCAGGTGCGCTTTTTCCGCGATCCCTACAAGTTTTAAATTCTTAAGCGCTTCATCTTTTTCAGCTTGCGAGAAAATTCCTAAAATACTTTGCAGAGTTTTCTTCTGCCCGAGCTTGCCCATCAAAACGTTTTTCAAAACGCTCTGACGTGGAATCAAATTGAAATGCTGAAAGATCATCCCCATTTTGCGGCGAAGCGAACGGATCTCTTCGCGCTTTTCAATTTTGCCGATGTCTTGTCCTTGGAACTGAATGCTGCCTGATGTGGGCTCTTGCAAACGATTCAGACATCTCATTAATGTAGATTTACCGGAACCACTGAGACCGATCACAACAAGGAATTCTCCTTGTTGCACATCAAAACTGACTCCGCGTAGAGCCTGCACTCCGTTCGGATAAGTTTTCTTTAAATCTTTAACGGCCAATAAAGTCGTGCTCACTATTTTTTCTCCGGAACCATCGTTTTCAACATCTCACGAACTGTGTCGTAATCTGCATCCGTTGATTTCTTAAGATTCGTCGCACCCAACATCAAGTCCATGGCCTTTTTTCCCTCTGGAGTCGCCACAAACTGCAAAAGCGTGTCGCTGATCTTTTCCTTCATCTCTTCAGGAATATCTTTACGGAAAACGATTGGATCGTTAGGAATAGGTTCAGACAATTCAATGATTTTTACTTTTTGCTCGACATCAGGATATTGCAACTTCACCAAACGACGCGCATCTTCGATTTGTCCATCTTGTGGTGGCGAATAGTAAGCCGCCCCTGCATCCACTTGACCTTGGTAGATCATCGTCACAACAGCATCATGATTCATCGCGAACACTGTAGCCTTCGGTTCAATCTTTTTGTCGTGCAAAGTTTTTAACGGCAGCAAGTATCCCGACATAGATGCCGGATCAACGAACGCCATCTTTTTACCATGCAGATCTTTAAGCGTTTTAATTTTACTATCTGATCGCGCCAAGAATTCAGACTGGTAAGTGGCAAGGCCATAGCGAATAACGGTTAGACGCGCTTCAACACCATAGGCCTTGTGCGCCATATAGTATCCGTAAGTGTTGATTGCAGCGACATCCGCACGTTGTGTCCCAAAAGATTCAACGACTGCAACGAACGACTGCGGAATAGTAATTTGAAATTTGTAAGGAGTATTCTTCTCTAGATAGTCTTTGAGGATTTTTGAATTATCCGACAAAACCTTTGCGTCGACTGACGGCACCAAATGAAATTTGATCGGATTTTCTGCAGAGCCCAGCGCTTCTTTTTTCAAATGACATCCAGCAAGCAAAAGACCGCCGCCGACAGAGAGTAACGCAAGAAGATGTTTCACCATGAAGCCTCCAAAATCATTATAGAAATTCCCTCTGACAGAGCAAGAAAAGTCTTTGCCTTAACCAGACCCTAAAAGTTAGAATAAACCCCTATGCTAGAGGCTCTTCTTGTCAATATTCAGAATATTTCAGCCAAGGGAGCAAAGTGCCTTGCGGTCTTTGACTTGGATTCAACACTTTTCGACGTGAGTCCACGTTTAGAGCGTATCCTGCTTGATTTCGCTGCTGAACCCGAATTTCAAAAACGTTTTCCCGAACAAGTCGCACTTTTTAAAGGCATTAAGACTCGCCACACAGACTGGGGCTTTACCAATGCTTTACAAAGAATTGGTCTAGATGGAAAGCATCCCGATTTCGAAGAAGCTCTTCATGATTATTGGTATGAGCGTTTCTTTTCCAACGAATATCTTGAATTCGATCATCCTTCTGAAGGCGCTGTCGAGTTTGTAAAGGACGTTGTCGAAGCCGGCGCCGAAATCGCGTACCTTACCGGCCGTGATGTGCAACGCATGGGACCTGGTTCTGAATCTGTTTTGCGTAAATGGAATTTTCCTATCAATGATCGCGCCCGTTTGATTTTGAAACCGCACAAGTCGATGGACGACGCGGAATTCAAAACCGACTGGATCGTCGGCGAAGTGAATCAGAACAAGTTCGAAAAAATTTATTTCTTTGATAACGAGCCGGTGATTCTTCACCGCATGAATGACAAATGCCCGCAGGTGCAAATTTATTTCCTTGATACGACTCATTCAGGTAAAGCTCATCCGCCAGAAAATCTTCCGCGCCTGTTGAATTTTCTGCGCAACCCAAAGGGGTCTTAAATGTTATACCTAGTTGCCACACCTATCGGCGACACGAATGAGATTTCATTGCGTGCTCTAGATATTCTTCGCGAAAGTGAAATCATCATTTGCGAAAGCACGAAAGAAGCTTCGAAGCTTCTGCGCTCGCACGGCATCACTGGCAAGAAGTACGAAGTTCTTGATGAACACTCGACTGCTGATGATAAAGCGGCTTTGGTTCCTTTGTGTGCAGAAAAGCAAGTAGCATTGGTGACTGATTGTGGGACTCCGGGGTTCTGTGATCCAGGCGCTGATCTTGTGCGTTTGTGTCGTCAAAAGAATATTCAGGTGAAATCAGTCTTGGGTGCTTCGGCCCTTATGGGTTTGTTGTCTTTAAGTGGCCAACGCTTAGACGAATTTGTGTTTCGTGGCTTCTTGCCGGCCGAAACGGAATCTCGTGGTAAAGCTTTGCGTGAATTGACGAAAGAAAAGCGCGCGACGATTATCATGGATACTCCTTATCGTTTGAAAAAAACCTTGAACGATATGAAAGAGCATTTTTCTAATCGCCGCTTCCTTCTGACTTTGAATTTATCACAAGAAGACGAAACGGTTCTTGATGGCAATATCGATTCATTGATCGCGAAGAATCCTTTTGAAAAAGCAGAATTCATGCTGCTGATTTATCCTGCTTAATATGAACAAGATTACTTTGCCCGTTGATGACTTCATCAACGAGATCCAAAACAAACTGCGCAGTGGTAATAACTTAGTCATTACTGCCGCACCGGGTGCGGGTAAGACAACTCGCTTACCGCCCGCTTTGTTACAGATCGTCGCAAAGAAGATCATTGTCCTTGAACCACGTCGTATGGCTGCAATTGCCGCCGCCCATCGTATTGCTGAAGAAAATGGTTGGCAGGTTGGTGAAGAAGTCGGTTACCAAGTTCGTTTTGCGAATAAAACTTCTGCAAAAACTCGTCTGATTTTTATGACGGAAGCTTTATTGGCCAGACAGATGTTGGACGATCCTGAATTAAGTGATGTCGATCTGGTTATTCTTGATGAGTTTCACGAACGTTCCATGCACGTCGATTTAGCTCTAGGTTTACTCAAAGAATTGCAAGAACTGGGTCGCGATATTAAGTTGCTTGTGATGTCGGCGACACTCGAAGCGGAAAAAATCTCTGCCTATCTCGGGGATTGCCCTGTGATTTCCGTTCCCGGAAAATTGTTTGAGCTAAATACGATCTATCAAAAAAACTCGCAAGTGCTGCAAACCTCACCGGCTTTTTATGACAATCTTGTTGCAACAGTAAAAGAAGCGACTGGCAAAACAGACAAAGACGTCCTTGTGTTCCTGCCTGGCGTTGGCGAAATTGAGCGCACTAAAAATCTCTTAGAGGATTGGGCCAGCGGTCGCGGCATTGAACTTGTGATCTTGCATGGAACATTAGGCTTGGAAGATCAGCGAAAAGCCTTACAGAAAACATCATCGCAAAGAGTGATTTTATCAACCAACATCGCAGAATCTTCGGTCACACTTGATGGTGTGAATACGGTTATTGATTCGGGTCTTGCGAAAAACATGAAACAAGATTATCGCACCGGCTTTTCTCGTCTTGAGTTAGGTCGCATTAGTTTATCAAGCGCCATTCAGCGTGCGGGCCGTGCCGCCAGACAGTTTCCTGGTGTCAGTTACCGTATGTGGAATAAAATGGATGAACTTTCATTCACAAAAAGTGAAACCGCTGAAATTCAGCGTGTGGATCTGACAGAAAGTTTATTGTTTCTTGCCGCTCAAGGTGTCAGTGATTTCCAAAATTTCTCGTGGTTTGAAAAGCCCAACAGCATCGCGATTGAAAAAGCCTTGCAGTATTTGCGTTTGGCAAAAGCACTGACTGCAGAAAATAAAATTACGGATCTGGGAAAACAAATTCTGCACTTTCCTCTTCCTGTGCGTTTGGCAAAGCTTGTTTTAGTTTCGATTCAACGTGACTGCCCTGCTTTGGGCGCCGACCTTGCGGCCTTACTGCAAGAACGCGATATTCTTCGTAAAGACTCCTCCCATGCGTTCCTGGGAGATAAAACGGAGTGTGATCTGACTGTACGTTTAGAAATCTTGCAACAGTATCGCAAATCCGGCAAAGCCCCCAAAGAAGCTGGATTCTTTTCTTTGCAGACTGTCGATCAATCCGCGAAACAAATTCTGGCGCTCGCAAAGAAAATCGCAAGCACCAAGACTCAAAAAGAATCTGACGATCTTGAAACACGCACGTTATTGCTAAAAGCCTTCCCCGATCGCCTATGCCGTCGCAGAGGAAGCTCTGAACGTGCCCTGATGGTTGGTGGTCGCGGTGTGAAACTGCAACAAGATTCGCTCGTTAAAACATCTGAATTCTTCGTCGCTTTAAATGGCGTGGAAGGTTCTAGCGATGCGGAAACCATGGTCAGCCTTGCTTGTGGCTTTAGCAAAGATTTCATCCTTTCGCACTTTAAAGAAGACATCGAAAAAGTCAAAGACGTCACTTTCTTAGAGGAAAAAGGTCAATTTTTCATTCGCGAATACAGATCCTTGTTCGGCCTTCCTTTAGAAGAACCCAGTCTGTCGCCAGCCTCAAAACAAGATGTCGAAGAAAAGTTGCCCCAAGTCTTAGTTGAAAAATGGGATCTGGTTTTAAAAAATAACGACGGCCTTGCAAGCTGGTGGCAACGCTTAGAGTTTTATCGCCGTCATGAAGGACTTTCTTTCGAAAACAAAATCGAACAATTAAAACTTGAAGCCTTCACGCAAGCTGCGATGGGCGAAAGCAAACTGCAAACGATCTTCGAAAAAGACCTCGTCTTCTTTTTTGAAAATGTATTTCCTTCTGATTTCGTGCAGACCTTAAGAAAAGAACTCCCCGACAAAATCGAAGTTCCAAGTCGTAGCCGCATCAAAGTCATCTACCCAGAAGACAAAGCTCCATATTTAGAAGTGCGCATTCAAGAAGTTTTTGGCCTACAAGAAACACCAAAGCTACTGAACGGAAAAATTCCAGTAACCTTCCACTTATTGGGACCAAACTTCCGCCCCGTGCAAGTCACGTCAAATTTAGAAAGCTTTTGGAAAAACGGTTACCCGGAAGTGCGCAAAGAATTGCGTATCAAATACCCAAAACACCAATGGCCCGAAGATCCGGCCGACGGAACGCCCGAAGCCAAAGGTCGCCGACGTCACTAATAGAATTGTTAATGCATTGTAGCCGTAAAAAAGAAGCAGGCACCCTCGAAAAGGGACCGCCGACTCACGAGCTGCAGAGATGTGAGCCGGCGGAAGGTACAAAAAATCTAGTGAACTTTAGTGCGTGAACAGTCGGCGCAGATTTGGTCTGCGTCTTGTTCTTCTTTTTGCTCTAGGTAAGCCAAGAACGAGGCGAAGCGAAAAGAAATGTCATACAAAGTATCCATATCGAAGACAAATTTTTCGCCAGCCATTGTGACAGAGACAAACTCGTTGTTTACTTCTTCGAGTGTGATCTCTTCAGCTTCAAGAAATTTTGTGTTTTTCATAGGGAAATTTCCTATTAACCACGTAAAGAGTAGTAGCTGATCACAAGACCTGCGTCGAATGTGAACGGCACTGCTTCAATGTTTGGTTCATCCGTCAAACGACCCGTTTCAACTCCACCTTTTTCTTCTTTTGACATGAATGATGGCAATGGAAGACGTGGGTTTTGTTTCGCTTGAAGATAAACTTGGTTTTCGTAAGCATCCGCTTTCAACGAGATAACATCGCCCACTTTAATGATTTGCGAAGAGATGTTAACTTTTTTACCGTTAACCAAAACTTTACCGTGAGAAACCATTTGTTTCGCAGCAGGAATGCTTGGCGCAAAGCCCAATCTGAAAACAACATTGTCCAAACGTTTTTCAAGCAAGTTAACCAATGAATCAACCCAGTTCGTGTTTGAAGACTTCTGAGCTTTTTTGATGAAGCGACGGAATTGTTCTTCACGCACGTTGTAGTGCAAACGAAGTTTTTGTTTCTCTTCAAGTTGCAAACCGAATTCAGAATATTTACGGCGACGTTGCCCGTGTTGACCTGGAGGATAAGGCTTTCTTTCCATGGCTCCCGCTTTACCCAAGCCTGGAAGTTCCATCAGAAGACGTCTTTGTTTTTTGAAACGAGGTGATTTACCTTTTCTGTTCATTTCTATGATCCTTTTTTCAAAGAGAGCACAGTGATAAGGCTAACTTCTTTTGTTGAACAGAGATTCCGCGGAATTCTTTCATGGTGAGAAACGATTGAAAGCCTTGTGAGAAGCTACTGAGAATGAAAACCTGGTGATAAAAGTTTCCACGAAGTTCCACAGTACGAAGCGATTACTTTTATGTCCGAATTACTCCGAGCCTGCGCGCTCAAAACATAGCGCGTTGTTTATCATTTTGCTTTCATCCCGGCGAACGCTTTGCTAGAACGGGTTTTCAGACAGACTGGAGGTTTTGAGTGAAGCTTGTTTCAACAGCGATGATTTTCTTCTTTGCAGCGACACTGGCACACGTGACTCTGGCACACGCTCAACAACCGAAGACTCTTTTGTTCTGTAAAAATATCGATCAAGACGACCTTAAAGACATCGTTGTCAGAGAAATCGAATCAGAACGCTCTCGCGGAATCGTGGAAATCCAAGAATCAAACGCAGACGGCGATCAAGAAATCAGAACTCTTTCTATCAAAGACTTCAAAGATGGTTATATCAATTTGAGTAATGGGGACGCTGGAGAGCGCACATTGATCCGCAAAAAAGGCGGCGACTGGGAAGTGCTTGTACACGGTGGTGACTATCGCACCTACTCACACGCGGAATGCGTGGAGTAGGCACTTAGCCAGTCTCACTCAGCTACCAAGCTGCAAGACGGCGGCGGCGATTCTTCTTGCGAACTGGAGCACTTGTACTAGTGCTCTCTGCTTGAGTTGTGTTCGCGGGAGTCGCTTCTAACTCTACCTGTTTCATAGCCGAACTCCTTTCGTGCTAGATTAAGGACATCTATAGTGTCTCAGAGACACAGAGCGTAAAGCGAAGCTTTTATAATTAGTTTTCGATCATGAAAATGCGTTGATAATAACGCGTGCGGACTTGGTGCGGAATCCTAATGAGTCCACACCCACAACGGACCGATCAAAAGAAACTGTAAGTCTTTGAAAAATGAAGGCTTTTTACCTTCTACTTTATGCCCATAGAACTGCCCGATCCATGCGACAACAAAGATCGCAATCAGAAGCGGCCAAACCGGATGCATCAAATGTCCTAAAATATAGAGCAAAACATAGCTGCCAATGACTTGCCCCACCATCATCAGGAAGGCTTTTCTACCCAAAGTCATGTACCAACCGAGCGCGATAGCAAGGATCACCTCACCTAAGCGGAGTGGACCAAGACTGATAGGAATTTGAATCAATAGACCCACAATCGAAAAGAAAATCGCTGGAACGCACACTTTATGAATCTTGCGATTCAAAGGGTTTTGGTGGCTTTCACTGTATTCGGCGTACCACTGCTCCAGAGTTTTCATTGTGATTATCCTTTTGCTTGCGCCAACGGGCCGACCATCACAGCACCGGCTGGAACGTCTTTCACGACAACGGCGTTTGCACCAATAACGGCGCCATCACCGACAGTCAGTGGACCCAAAACTTTTGCGCCTGTTCCGATAAGAACTTTATTTCCTACAGTTGGATGACGTTTGATCGGATTGAATTTTGTTCCACCCAAAGTGACGCCGTGGAAGATGATGCAATCGTTACCGATCACAGCCGTTTCACCAATCACCACACCCACACCATGATCGATCACCAGACGACGACCAATCGTCGCACCCGGATGAATTTCAATGCCCGTCATCCAGCGCGAAATTTCCGCAACCAAACGAGCACAGAAGAACAATTTATTGCCATAGAAAAAGTGTGCGACACGATGGCATAACAACGCCTTCGGGCCCGGATATAAAAGCGCGATCTCCAGCAACGATTTCGCTGCCGGATCGTAGTTTTTATATGTGTGAAGCAATTCAGAAATACGTTTAAACATTAAAACTTCTCATTCAGATCATCGAGTAGGAAATAACGGTCGAAGAGTTCATTATAGCGAGACCATTTCTCGCCGGAACCACGTTCGGCCTCGATCAGTGTCTTTAACGTCGCAACTTTGCTATCAAAGTCGTCGACCATTGCAATCACCATCGCCTCTAGGAATTTAGGACGCTTCGGAGAACCGTATTCCAGTTTTCCGTGGTGACTTAAAATAATATGTTTACAGATATCGCGAAGCTCTTCGCTGAACCCCAAAATGCGTGACGCTTTTTTATCGATCAGTTCACAAGCAATTTCCATGTGACCAATCAGGCGCCCCCGATTTGTGTATGAAATTCCGTTGTCGTAAGACAGTTCCCAGATCTTACCGATATCGTGATAGATCGCGCCGAATAAAAGCAAATCACGATTCAAGAATGGATAATGGTTGCCCATAAAATCCATGATCTTCGCAATCGACAAGATATGTTCAAGCAAACCACCAATCCACGCGTGATGGATTGATTTCGCTGCTGGAGCACGCATCAGTTTCGGGCGAATTTCTGGATCTTCCAAAGTGTCTAAAATTAACTGACGAAGATTATCGTTCTTCATCGAACGCACAAGGACAGTCAGCTCTGCCAACATGTCTTCAGAATTGCGTGATGTCTTTGGAATAAAGTCTTCAAAATTTACAGTCGAAGAATCGACACGCTCTAAGCGATGCACGATCAACTGCTTGCGATTTTGGAAAAGTTGAACTTGGCCTTTTACTTTTAAAATATCGCCAATTTCAAATTCGCGAGAAAGTTCTTCAACACGGTCCCACAAACGAGCATCGATGTTGCCAGTGGCATCACCTAATTGCAGACCCATAAATGGTCGGCCATTTTTACCAGTGGCCACCGTCTTTTCTTTAACTAAGAACAAGTGATCGACATTGTCTTTGTCTTGAAGGCTGTGAACGGTTTTTTTATCCATTAGGGCACCTCACAGAAAAGATTCTGATACCGAGAGTCCTTGAACGTCACTTGCGAAATGTATGTTGTCCCCGCTTTTTGTGCCGAGAAGAAGAAAGTCCCGCCCAAAACAGTGATGTAACGCTCACGAACTGTGTTTACTTTAAGACCGGCTTTCGCCATTTCTTTCGTGTATGTCGTTGTGATATCCAGGAACTGATTGCAACCTGCACCCAAAACTTTATCGTCGATACGACGCTTGCGGGTTTTGCTTAAGAACACAACTTTTTGCGCAGTTGATTCTGTAAATTGCGGGAAATCAAATCCCACATAGAAAGAACCTTTATTCGTAGTGATGTATTGAGCAAGATCGATTTCGCCGCCACCTTTAGGCAAACTGATTTTCACAGCTTCGCCTTTAACGATGTCGTCATTTTTTTCGACTAAGAAAACGGACAGTTCAGAAAAGACGATATCTTTTCCCCCGGCGCCTTCTTTTTTCTCGCCGCCCTCTTTCTTTTCTTCTCCGCCGCCATGTTCGCCTTCGGCTTTTGCTTCACCGTGGCCTTCAGCTTTTTTTTCTTCGTGAGATTCAGCCGTCACGGGTTTGAATTCAAGCAGGTCCCAAACTTTGCTGGGAACTTTTATGTCAGCAGGAATGTCTTCAATTTTAATTTCTTTGTAGTGCTCAACGTGATAACCGGGCTCCTTGGTGCAGGCTCCCAGTAGAAAAAACATCCAGAGTGAAAATATCTGGACGAATTTTTTCATTATTCAGACTCCAATTGATCGCGCAGCTCTAACAATGGAACGTAGTTCGCTTCAGATTCAAGACCCGTACGTACATACTCATAAGCCGCAGGACGATCTTTCTTTTTCATCGAAATCCATGCAAGACCGTACAACGCTTGTACATCAGCACGATTATTTTGATAAACTTGCGAGAATATTTTTTCGGCACATGCCACATCACCTGTCGCGATACAGATATCGCCCATCAAGTGATTGCGTACGCTTAAGCTTGTAAGCTCTGGCATCTTTAGGATGGCCATCGCTTCGGGCAAACGATCTGCTTTATTAAGATAACTTGCTTGCGCTGCCAAAACATAAGGATCTTTCGGTCCTTCCGTTAAAGCCTCTTGCAACATCTTATTCGCATCTGAATCGCGGTTTACTTCCATCAAGCAGATCGCACGAAGTGCTTTCATCTCTGCCGTTTGCACAGATTTTTCGAACAATTCAGAGCAATACTTTTCCAGGTAATCCCACTGAGTAAAACGCCAGTCGACAGTCAGAGGATGAGTATAGCGTTCAGCCATCTTCGCTTGGGTATCAAGGAATTGCACGACTGCT containing:
- a CDS encoding thioesterase family protein — protein: MAEVFQYKVQIKETHIDSYGHVNNATYLSLYEEARWELITPRGYGFQAIHKMKKGPVILEVNLKFLREIKLRENITITVEMLDYKGKIGHMVQRMIKDDGTIASEAVFTFGLFDMEARKLIEPTPEWRKAIGME
- the phnE gene encoding phosphonate ABC transporter, permease protein PhnE, whose product is MFRRTVFDSVLGAFVLGIITIAAFAITDEQLLNLTRDLLYVILFLGISAAVSLVLRSRKVATLGDVLFKTVPVNEIHSWYRSFWGWQLVISLLLAFVVALMKTQFSFIELFDQNGFAGAVRLFKGLLNPNWDVLPRAVINIIETIFMAFLATAFAIPVAFVLSFFSAKNIMRGPAAYSVYLALRTLLNVTRSIEALIWAIIFSVWVGIGPFAGMLALMIHSVASLAKQYSEMVESVEEGPLEAIESTGANKLQTIWYAIVPQVLLPYISFTVYRWDINVRMATVIGLVGGGGIGTMLVQYQGQAMWREVGCIIVVIAVVVWALDQASAYIREALK
- the phnC gene encoding phosphonate ABC transporter ATP-binding protein, with the translated sequence MVSTTLLAVKDLKKTYPNGVQALRGVSFDVQQGEFLVVIGLSGSGKSTLMRCLNRLQEPTSGSIQFQGQDIGKIEKREEIRSLRRKMGMIFQHFNLIPRQSVLKNVLMGKLGQKKTLQSILGIFSQAEKDEALKNLKLVGIAEKAHLRADQLSGGQKQRVAIARALTQNPTLLLADEPVASLDPATCHVVMDYLKKVNQELGLTVIANLHFLSLVRKYATRVIALKDGEIVFTGKPEEITNEWFQKIYGEGAQDVSTDGL
- a CDS encoding phosphate/phosphite/phosphonate ABC transporter substrate-binding protein; amino-acid sequence: MVKHLLALLSVGGGLLLAGCHLKKEALGSAENPIKFHLVPSVDAKVLSDNSKILKDYLEKNTPYKFQITIPQSFVAVVESFGTQRADVAAINTYGYYMAHKAYGVEARLTVIRYGLATYQSEFLARSDSKIKTLKDLHGKKMAFVDPASMSGYLLPLKTLHDKKIEPKATVFAMNHDAVVTMIYQGQVDAGAAYYSPPQDGQIEDARRLVKLQYPDVEQKVKIIELSEPIPNDPIVFRKDIPEEMKEKISDTLLQFVATPEGKKAMDLMLGATNLKKSTDADYDTVREMLKTMVPEKK
- a CDS encoding HAD family hydrolase, which produces MLEALLVNIQNISAKGAKCLAVFDLDSTLFDVSPRLERILLDFAAEPEFQKRFPEQVALFKGIKTRHTDWGFTNALQRIGLDGKHPDFEEALHDYWYERFFSNEYLEFDHPSEGAVEFVKDVVEAGAEIAYLTGRDVQRMGPGSESVLRKWNFPINDRARLILKPHKSMDDAEFKTDWIVGEVNQNKFEKIYFFDNEPVILHRMNDKCPQVQIYFLDTTHSGKAHPPENLPRLLNFLRNPKGS
- a CDS encoding SAM-dependent methyltransferase, producing MLYLVATPIGDTNEISLRALDILRESEIIICESTKEASKLLRSHGITGKKYEVLDEHSTADDKAALVPLCAEKQVALVTDCGTPGFCDPGADLVRLCRQKNIQVKSVLGASALMGLLSLSGQRLDEFVFRGFLPAETESRGKALRELTKEKRATIIMDTPYRLKKTLNDMKEHFSNRRFLLTLNLSQEDETVLDGNIDSLIAKNPFEKAEFMLLIYPA
- the hrpB gene encoding ATP-dependent helicase HrpB, which codes for MNKITLPVDDFINEIQNKLRSGNNLVITAAPGAGKTTRLPPALLQIVAKKIIVLEPRRMAAIAAAHRIAEENGWQVGEEVGYQVRFANKTSAKTRLIFMTEALLARQMLDDPELSDVDLVILDEFHERSMHVDLALGLLKELQELGRDIKLLVMSATLEAEKISAYLGDCPVISVPGKLFELNTIYQKNSQVLQTSPAFYDNLVATVKEATGKTDKDVLVFLPGVGEIERTKNLLEDWASGRGIELVILHGTLGLEDQRKALQKTSSQRVILSTNIAESSVTLDGVNTVIDSGLAKNMKQDYRTGFSRLELGRISLSSAIQRAGRAARQFPGVSYRMWNKMDELSFTKSETAEIQRVDLTESLLFLAAQGVSDFQNFSWFEKPNSIAIEKALQYLRLAKALTAENKITDLGKQILHFPLPVRLAKLVLVSIQRDCPALGADLAALLQERDILRKDSSHAFLGDKTECDLTVRLEILQQYRKSGKAPKEAGFFSLQTVDQSAKQILALAKKIASTKTQKESDDLETRTLLLKAFPDRLCRRRGSSERALMVGGRGVKLQQDSLVKTSEFFVALNGVEGSSDAETMVSLACGFSKDFILSHFKEDIEKVKDVTFLEEKGQFFIREYRSLFGLPLEEPSLSPASKQDVEEKLPQVLVEKWDLVLKNNDGLASWWQRLEFYRRHEGLSFENKIEQLKLEAFTQAAMGESKLQTIFEKDLVFFFENVFPSDFVQTLRKELPDKIEVPSRSRIKVIYPEDKAPYLEVRIQEVFGLQETPKLLNGKIPVTFHLLGPNFRPVQVTSNLESFWKNGYPEVRKELRIKYPKHQWPEDPADGTPEAKGRRRH
- the rpsD gene encoding 30S ribosomal protein S4 produces the protein MNRKGKSPRFKKQRRLLMELPGLGKAGAMERKPYPPGQHGQRRRKYSEFGLQLEEKQKLRLHYNVREEQFRRFIKKAQKSSNTNWVDSLVNLLEKRLDNVVFRLGFAPSIPAAKQMVSHGKVLVNGKKVNISSQIIKVGDVISLKADAYENQVYLQAKQNPRLPLPSFMSKEEKGGVETGRLTDEPNIEAVPFTFDAGLVISYYSLRG
- a CDS encoding DUF962 domain-containing protein; amino-acid sequence: MKTLEQWYAEYSESHQNPLNRKIHKVCVPAIFFSIVGLLIQIPISLGPLRLGEVILAIALGWYMTLGRKAFLMMVGQVIGSYVLLYILGHLMHPVWPLLIAIFVVAWIGQFYGHKVEGKKPSFFKDLQFLLIGPLWVWTH
- the cysE gene encoding serine O-acetyltransferase; its protein translation is MFKRISELLHTYKNYDPAAKSLLEIALLYPGPKALLCHRVAHFFYGNKLFFCARLVAEISRWMTGIEIHPGATIGRRLVIDHGVGVVIGETAVIGNDCIIFHGVTLGGTKFNPIKRHPTVGNKVLIGTGAKVLGPLTVGDGAVIGANAVVVKDVPAGAVMVGPLAQAKG
- a CDS encoding 3'-5' exoribonuclease YhaM family protein codes for the protein MDKKTVHSLQDKDNVDHLFLVKEKTVATGKNGRPFMGLQLGDATGNIDARLWDRVEELSREFEIGDILKVKGQVQLFQNRKQLIVHRLERVDSSTVNFEDFIPKTSRNSEDMLAELTVLVRSMKNDNLRQLILDTLEDPEIRPKLMRAPAAKSIHHAWIGGLLEHILSIAKIMDFMGNHYPFLNRDLLLFGAIYHDIGKIWELSYDNGISYTNRGRLIGHMEIACELIDKKASRILGFSEELRDICKHIILSHHGKLEYGSPKRPKFLEAMVIAMVDDFDSKVATLKTLIEAERGSGEKWSRYNELFDRYFLLDDLNEKF